The following coding sequences are from one Triticum dicoccoides isolate Atlit2015 ecotype Zavitan chromosome 4A, WEW_v2.0, whole genome shotgun sequence window:
- the LOC119284895 gene encoding uncharacterized protein LOC119284895, translated as MAATRPEGSAEEHRMRAALRHLQAEAGVLERLVYKHRNQHRGAAYFQYLLKVRRDEKLLLGANLMEVISAVFPVITCRKPANTILVPNRQGKRKPGANHCQYKRLLGVARLLSQLAEPVMKGAVQISFLLARSFFVELCTAVLALLARVRVLTQQMLLDVVSVYNKVTDLTDKKQSVKISIGKVQAFREYYPSSNNPSTILECVWVKDKFVLHEKTKASSQKTQGEDLKSCTPDSSIQYETLGFVSEEMESLDGANTPAKQQHDASLADQPDKATHCGDAGDSHSGRQLPDDQNTPGSLLGTPTAAPTPRRDVKPDTRKRVAFIAVGKTKVTVTPPETSSSVVAKKQRVDTIPQTAADPAL; from the exons ATGGCAGCTACGCGTCCGGAGGGTTCGGCGGAGGAGCATCGGATGCGGGCGGCGCTGCGCCACCTGCAGGCGGAGGCCGGAGTGCTCGAGCGCCTGGTCTACAAGCACAGGAACCAGCACCGCGGTGCCGCCTACTTCCAGTACCTCCTCAAG GTGCGGAGGGACGAGAAGCTGCTGCTCGGCGCCAATCTCATGGAGGTCATCAGCGCGGTGTTCCCGGTCATCACCTGTCGTAAGCCAGCCAACACTATTCTTGTTCCGAACAG GCAGGGTAAGAGGAAGCCTGGTGCAAACCATTGCCAATATAAGAGGCTTTTGGGGGTTGCCCGTTTGCTGTCCCAG TTGGCTGAACCTGTTATGAAGGGAGCAGT CCAGATCAGCTTTTTACTTGCTAGATCTTTTTTCGTAGAACTTTGCACTGCAGTGCTTGCTTTGCTTGCACGAGTGAGGGTCCTGACTCAACAG ATGTTACTTGATGTTGTATCAGTATACAACAAGGTTACTGATCTTACGGATAAAAAGCAGTCTGTTAAGATCAGTATTGGTAAAGTGCAG GCTTTCAGAGAGTACTACCCCTCGAGTAACAATCCCAGTACTATACTGGAGTGTGTATGGGTAAAAGATAAATTTGTTTTGCATGAAAAGACAAAAGCTAGCAGTCAGAAAACCCAAGGTGAGGATCTGAAGTCATGCACTCCAGATTCATCAATCCAGTATGAGACCCTTGGATTTGTTAGTGAAG AGATGGAAAGCCTTGATGGAGCGAACACCCCAGCCAAGCAACAACATGATGCTTCTCTGGCTGACCAACCAGATAAAGCCACCCATTGCGGCGATGCTGGAGATTCTCACAGCGGGAGGCAACTACCAGATGATCAAAACACTCCGGGTTCTCTTCTTGGCACGCCCACTGCTGCGCCGACTCCACGCAGAGATGTCAAGCCTGATACGAGGAAGAGAGTGGCATTCATCGCGGTGGGGAAAACAAAAGTCACCGTGACACCGCCTGAAACATCATCATCCGTAGTTGCCAAGAAGCAAAGAGTGGACACGATTCCACAGACCGCTGCAGATCCCGCTTTGTAA